One region of Carya illinoinensis cultivar Pawnee chromosome 8, C.illinoinensisPawnee_v1, whole genome shotgun sequence genomic DNA includes:
- the LOC122319297 gene encoding probable mannitol dehydrogenase: MAKSPEEEHPVKAFGWAVRDSSGLLSPFKFSRRATGDKDVRFKVLYCGICHTDLHRIKNEWGTSKYPLVPGHEIVGEVTEVGNEVKKVKVGDKVGVGTLIGACHSCENCNNDLEVYCPQLILTYDDIYYDGTITYGGFSDTMVANEHYIIRFPENLPLDAGAPLLCAGITLYSPLKYFGLAEPGKHIGIVGLGGLGHVGVKFAKAFGAKVTVISTSTNKKDEALEHLGADSFLHSRDQEQMHAAQGTFDGILDTVSAVHSIQPLIDLLKSHGKLVIVGVPDKPLELPVFPLIMGRKMIAGSGTGGLKETQEMIDFAAKHNIKADIEVIPIDYLNKAMERLAKGDVRYRFVIDVGNSLASTNH, from the exons atggCAAAATCACCTGAGGAAGAGCATCCGGTGAAGGCCTTTGGATGGGCAGTGAGAGATTCTTCTGGCCTTCTCTCGCCTTTCAAATTCTCCAGAAG AGCAACTGGAGACAAGGACGTAAGGTTCAAAGTTCTTTATTGTGGGATATGCCACACCGACCTTCACAGGATAAAAAATGAGTGGGGTACTTCCAAATACCCACTTGTTCCTGG GCACGAAATTGTTGGGGAAGTGACAGAAGTAGGGAACGAGGTGAAGAAAGTTAAAGTGGGAGACAAAGTGGGAGTGGGAACCTTGATTGGTGCATGCCACTCCTGTGAGAATTGTAACAATGATCTTGAAGTTTATTGTCCCCAACTGATACTGACATATGATGACATTTATTACGATGGCACAATTACCTACGGAGGCTTCTCTGACACTATGGTAGCTAATGAGCACTACATCATTCGATTCCCTGAAAACTTACCACTCGATGCTGGTGCTCCCCTTCTTTGTGCTGGGATAACACTTTACAGTCCTTTGAAATATTTTGGGTTAGCAGAGCCGGGTAAACACATTGGGATTGTTGGACTAGGTGGACTTGGTCATGTGGGTGTTAAATTTGCCAAGGCTTTCGGAGCAAAAGTGACTGTAATTAGTACCTCCACCAACAAGAAGGATGAAGCTTTAGAGCATCTTGGTGCTGACTCATTCTTACATAGTCGTGACCAAGAACAAATGCAT GCTGCCCAGGGCACGTTTGATGGTATACTGGATACAGTATCTGCTGTGCATTCTATTCAGCCCTTAATTGATCTATTAAAGTCTCATGGAAAGCTTGTTATAGTGGGTGTTCCAGACAAGCCGCTTGAGCTACCAGTCTTTCCTCTGATAATGG GAAGAAAAATGATTGCGGGGAGTGGCACTGGAGGATTGAAGGAAACACAAGAGATGATAGATTTTGCtgcaaaacataacatcaaagcAGACATTGAGGTTATTCCAATAGACTACCTTAACAAGGCAATGGAGCGTCTTGCTAAGGGTGATGTAAGATACCGATTTGTCATTGATGTTGGAAACAGCTTGGCTTCTACCAACCATTGA